The DNA window TTATTTATGTATGACGTTATTGTAATAGGTGGGGGTCCCTCAGGATTAATGGCCGCAGCTGCCGCAGGTGCAGAAAACAAAAAAGTATTGCTAGTTGAAAAAGGAACAAAGCTTGGGAAAAAGCTTGCTATATCTGGAGGCGGTCGTTGTAATGTCACAAACAGACTCCCTCAAGAAGAGATCGTAAAAAACATTCCTGGAAACGGAAGATTTCTATTCAGCCCGTTTTCCGTTTTTAACAATGAAGATATTATTGCGTTTTTTGAAAATTTAGGAGTTCCGTTAAAAGAAGAAGATCATGGGAGAATGTTCCCTGTCTCTAACAAAGCAATGGATGTCGTGAATGCACTACTTGATGAGTTAAAACGACTGCATGTGGAAATAAAATTGAGTTCTCCAGTTTCCAAACTTTTGATGAATGATGAAAAAATAATTGGTGTACGACTAGCTACAGGCGAAGAAATTGTTGCAGGTGCTGTCGTAGTAGCAGTTGGTGGAAAAGCAGTTCCACAAACGGGTTCGACTGGTGATGGCTATCCATGGGCGGAAAAAGCAGGACACACTGTTACAGATTTATATCCAACAGAGGTTCCTTTATTATCAAATGAGCCTTTTATTAAATCGAAAGAACTACAAGGTCTTGCACTAAGAGATGTAGCCGTTTCTGTATTAAATAAAAAAGGAAAATCGATTATTACCCATCAAATGGACATGTTATTCACCCATTTTGGGCTAAGCGGCCCCGCTATTTTACGTTGTAGCCAATTCGTTGTAAAAGAATTGAAGAAAAATGGAGGACAACCAGTACAGGTGCGCATTGATAATTTGCCAGATCTA is part of the Psychrobacillus sp. FSL H8-0483 genome and encodes:
- a CDS encoding NAD(P)/FAD-dependent oxidoreductase, whose amino-acid sequence is MYDVIVIGGGPSGLMAAAAAGAENKKVLLVEKGTKLGKKLAISGGGRCNVTNRLPQEEIVKNIPGNGRFLFSPFSVFNNEDIIAFFENLGVPLKEEDHGRMFPVSNKAMDVVNALLDELKRLHVEIKLSSPVSKLLMNDEKIIGVRLATGEEIVAGAVVVAVGGKAVPQTGSTGDGYPWAEKAGHTVTDLYPTEVPLLSNEPFIKSKELQGLALRDVAVSVLNKKGKSIITHQMDMLFTHFGLSGPAILRCSQFVVKELKKNGGQPVQVRIDNLPDLNEEQTFQALLSSIKEEPKKALKNVWKGLVPERWLLFLLQKAGIPENEDGQNLAHEKIRSFAHLLKQFTVSVYGTQPLEKAFVTGGGVSIKEIEPKTMASKKKAGLYFCGEILDIHGYTGGYNITSALVTGKIAGMSAALSN